The following DNA comes from Camarhynchus parvulus chromosome 7, STF_HiC, whole genome shotgun sequence.
CCGGGAACAACAGCGACCTCCTCGGGTGGTCTCGAGGAGCTGCAGCCTACCTGGAAACGCCTGAAGGCACTGCCCCGCATTCCCGGGAAAACAGGCATCACCGAGAACcccagcaggagaagcagcatgTTTTAACCACATGtctgaaaagaaaggcttaaaaacttttatattttttttatttaattagtgCCATGCCCTGCTTAACTGTATTTCAGGCAAAGCAAATAGGCATTCAAGTCAAACTGCTGGACTGAGAACGCCAAGATGACTGGAAAATACCTTGAACCACACTCAGTGAGGTAGaagacattttgttttatttttcttaacttcCCATTCCCAAAATAAGAATATTCCTTTGCTTCATGAACCTCCTTGATTTTCTTTGATGCTCCCTACTCTCAGCGTGAATCCTGCAAAAATAGTCCATTTTACTGTCATTCTGTTTACATTTAAATGTCAGCCAAGGCTTTCCATTGCCTCATTTGTTGCACAGCCCGGGTTCTTGTTCTGGGTTTGTGTCCTTGTTACACTAAGAAGCATTccagtttttttcttccagctcttACTTACTGAACTTTCCTAACTGTTCCTATGTACTCCTCCATCCCTTTTCTCCAAATCTTTGTTCCATGTCAGCCACATACCCATATCCTGTAATCCTCATATCCTTCTCAAAAGCACATGTGAAAAATGCAACACAGGTTTTTGCCCCTTTACAAATAGCATCAAGGAAAGtagacattaattttaaaaaatatttctgaaccAACCAGATATATGCTACACGACACTAATCAGCACCTATTCTCCCTTTATTCTCAGTTCTCTCCCCTTCACTTTGGCAATCTGCTGAGCTCCTCTGGCTAGGATCTGCTCTTCTGGCAAGAATGCTCAGCAAACCCAATTAGTTGCTATAGCAATTAATAatcatttatattttagtttacagaaacagaaactAGAGGAGTGGAGGTGCCAcgaggaggaggtggcagcaaAGAAGCCACAATTAgagaaaacagcacaagaacatatttggcagcagcaggattaCCACAGGAAGCTTCTGCAGTTCCAGAAGAAGCAACAGCTAGaggaacagggagcagcagatggTCTCTAGAAAGACTGATGCTTACTTTAGCAGTAGATGGTTCATTAGAATGGAGGATTTCTGGTAAAGACTTAGCCTGTGCATCTGCCTGAAATTCCTGTGACACTACATCCCAAACTTGCAGTACCTAAGCTGCTTCACTGTTAAACAGATACGGTAACAATAGTCCTCCATGCCACAGTCCCTATAgcctgaaaaaagagaaattccaCAGCATATCTACGCTGCAGTATGCAAGATTCCTGGCAATTACAACATTCATGCTACATCTGATCGTTTGTTTTGTCTCTGGAAGCCCAACtcccagttaaaaaaaatatattctaacAAATAGTTGCAGAGAAAGACTTGAACAAAACTCCAGTTACAATTTAAGAAAAACTCATGTGAGACAGTATTAAATGCTTGTAATGTCAGTATtgtaacagtattttttttatctgtaacTGATAAAGCTATTTCCTAAATAGAAAGCATATAAACAACCAATAGTTGTTGGTGATGTTTCTAAGAGGAAcaaaaatgcagacaaaaagAAGGGGCAATGTGGTTAGAGGAAGAGTGCCAGCAGCTGGTTGACATGGCAATAGAAAACCCagaattcaaaggaaaaaactgagaaattgCAACATATAAGGCTGAGAAGCAAATGAAGAAAGAGCAAGATGCTAGACTACCTCTAGAGGAAGCCAAAACACAAGCAtagcttttaaatttaatcagGTATGTAGCTATTAAGCAAAGAgtgaagttaatttttttcctcagttataTCAACACATCTTTATACCCAGCACCAGCCTATAGAAAAATACCTCTGTAGTAGGAGTTCCATCAGTGTAGTTAACACTGGAGAGCACGACTGGTACCTCAAGAGTTGAACTGCCATCAATTCCAGCCCCAAGGTACAATACTCTTCTTTTACTATTTAACcagtttttcagtatttctccAAATTGCACCAGCAATTGACATCCACCTGTCCTCTATAATCATAGAGGTTTTAGTGTTTATAACATATTACAGAAAGAAACCCAACTGCATTTCCCTCAACACCTGAAGTTATGGTTACCTTTACACAATCCATCAGAGCAGTCTCCAGAGCTTCCacagcttcctgcagcacctcagaacacaggagctgggaggctGGATAGTACACACTAAAACACTGCAATTTGTGTAACAGGCCTTCTAGGCCAATTTATGAGCcacagagcactgccagggacaagAGGCCAAGCAAGAACTACAGCTGAGCAGCAATTGGCACCTACCACTTGCTCTACTCTTACTGCTGTGACAGGAGGACAAGCTGTCCCACAAGGATGTATCAGCACAAGCCAACATGCTCTTCCACAGCCTATTCCAAACCTTGCTCTAAGCCAACTTCCAGGGGAagcccaggctcctgctcagcctcagtGCTACAGAAGGCACCACGTACACTGTGCCAGAATCAAAGGACATGCCAGTGCACCAGCAATGAACTCACCAAGTGTCAAGTCAATGCACTGGCTTTCTAACCCCAGAAGGAATTCTGTCTTGTATGCCCTTTATTAACTCCCTTTGGAGGCAAAGAACAAACCTGAACCACCTCAGCAGTCCAAGGAACATGATCAATGGAAGCTACCAGACAGGAATACACTCAACATGTCCTTCATCCATGAGTGTTTTCTCACACTCACCTGTTTGAAAAGCTAGGCCTGAAGCAAGTATAAAAGAGTAAGTAAATGCCTGGTGCTAGGAATGTGTCACTGCAGAGTTCTTTCAGCTGCACTCAAATTCAAGGATCCAGTCTGGCTCAAGAGAAACCTTTTGGCACAGGTGCTACTCACTCACGTATTTTCCTAGACTGCAGCAGCGGTCTGTGCTGGCATCCCAACAACAGGAAGTAAACGCATTCATGCTTGGTCAGCCAGTAGAAATTAATCCAGACAGACCTGAGGTGCCAAATAGATTCTTTGGTCCATTTTGTGTTAAGAGACAAAACAATGAAATCACCAGGTTACAAAAAGGTATGAAGACCTCAGTGCTGACTTCAGGAGGAATCATCCAAAACAGTAAGTTGCAATAAACATGCTACTGTAAGAAACAGCTAGATTTCAGATTCAGCAATAAAAAGACTTCAGAGAAATGGTAGCAAGGTAAGTTCTTATCTTCCTTATTAACCAGGTTATCATCTTTTGCAGTCTCTACATTGGAGCTGAACTTGATTAGATTTGCACTAAGTACTGGTTctaaaagcaaaccaaaaccagtctAAACACCCAGCACAATTCCTACTGGTCTCTGTAGAGTGCTTCAGAGGTTGATTTTCTCATTTAAGAAAATTTACCTGAACAGCAATAATTCAAGCGTGCACACAGAAGATGCACAGCACAAGtgaacacaaatattttaatactgtatttcttaaataatttccatttaaattacGAAAAGCTAAAAACTACAGTAAACAACTGCAGCATTTCTAAAACAATACATGGCTAGTCAAAATTCATGGCAGAATTTGTGTTAGCATTATCTAACATTAACTGAAGTCTAAATTCTGCCAACATTTATGCATTTAACTTAAAAACATCCTAATTTTATCAAACTGGTGATCATGCAGACATGTTTATACTTAAGAGAATACACAAAAATCCTCTAGGCACAGCAGCTTTGAGAAAAGCTGTCAAGACTGATGGGTTTGTAAAGTGCCTTTCAATAAAGCTTTTATATATCACCATAGTGAAAACTAAATATATTGTCACAATTCAAAATAAAGTATTAGCTTCCACCTTCTGTTCCATTAACTGACTCAGTGAAGATGGTTTTATTCTCCCAAcacttttttaaagcagttaaaaccaacctttttctaatatacAAGTaagcaaagacaaaaattgcaagaggaaagattttctggttttcttcaaCATATGAAATCCAACCTTATTCCCAGTTACAGCGTTGAAAACTGTGAGTGCTTTAAAACTTCCACTCTAGaccatgtttttaaaaagaaattctttgaaAAGGACTAggtctttcaaaaataaaagaaagggggaaaaaaagaaaaaaaagtcaagtctAGCTTCTTGACTTCAAAACTCAGGTTGGTTTTAccttaaaattcagatttcaacCTCTAATTCCAAagaattaacttttttaaaaagggcaGTAGTGGATCTATAGCACATGTATCTTCTCAATTTGCACAGAGTTCTCAATATTAATCTTTGAGGCAGGGGAGAGTTTTCCCTTTATTATTGTTCTATCAGCAAAGACATGACTTTAGACCAGCAGCTCTGTCAAGGCTCTTTGAGGCTTCACAACCAGCTTGAGAAAGAGGTCAAGTCAGTCTGTCACTGGTTCCACATCCACTCAGTAAGAGATGTATTTTAGGACAAGGTTACAGAACAAAAAGCAATCTTTGCCTTGAGCTTCATCCTACTGAAGCTGCATTTTGCAGAAAACCCTCCTCCACAGTCTCAAGAGAACCAAATGCAGTGCTTCAGCTAGAAAGCTGATATAAATGAGCATATAAAAACTGATTTGGAAGAGGAAAGTGAACAGCTAGAAGCAAAGATATCAGGGCAGCCACTACAATACTAGTACCAAACCCCAGGGATGTGGATTTAgttctcagctctgctttcaccTTCCACAGTGACGCCAGTAGCTGCACCTCAGTTCCTAGTTTGCAGAAGAGAGATAATAGGAACTTGCCTACAAAAAACAGCATTatactaattttaatttaaaagatgaTTTGGTAATAGTCACAAGGCTGTTTTATTCTGAAGGAAAtgtatttagtattttaaaaaagcagtagTAGTTAAATGCAGAGAAGCCATGTTGTTCTACATCATCGTAGCAATCCCTCTTTCGTTAAGAACTGAATTACATAAAATACTTTAAGAAAACCCCATATTCTGACATTTTGTAAACAAAAATTTTACTCTTTAAAAATTGCTTAGTGCAACTATGCATACAAAATTATTACTAAATCAGGAACAGGACAACCACAAGCACGAAAGAAAATGCACTCTAGCTTTACAGcaaatgccatttaaaaaaagtacTTAAAACCTGCTATTTTTTCCTAGTATGCCAGCATGCGTTTTTAATTGAAGCTGGCATTTATATGGAACTTGATTTAGCAAACAAGACCTATTCACCTGCAAAGAGCTGAAGCAGGGAGAGTAGTGAAATCTTCTCTTCCCATTACTCTGCCTGTTATCCTCCCACCTCAGCTTTCATATTGAGTAACAAGTTCTCAAACTGACCATTTATAACCTGCAGGTAGCTGGAACATGTAGACCCTGATAATGATGCCCAATGAACTGTCATGACACTTCTTCCATGTCATCAATCATAGATTATTTAATGGTACCATATCATATGAAATGTAGACATTAAAAGCCATCTTTATTTACTTCCAAGTtgcattttcagtttaaattctGTGCATGAAGTGAAGATTTACGTAACTGTATGTGAATAGTCTCttccaagaaaagaaacagctaGTAGTCTCTAAGAGTCACCTGAAAAACAAGCAGATCAAGTATTTTATGAGGgcaagtaggaaaaaaaaattttatgaGGTATATTTACAgagcacaatttttttctggcttcAACTCATAGACACAGGAAAAGCATACCCTAATTAGAACTTCTAATGGTTTTGCTCATTTCCaatcatttgaaaagaaaatgcaagttGTTTATAAAAttggttttcttgtttattttaaatgaagctGGTACAGACAATGTCCATTCAAAACCCACGTCCCAGGCCAAAAGGTACAAACAAGCGTGTCAAAGTAACAccagttggctgctgtgaacATTCCTGCATGGATACCTGCGCGTACTAATTGCTATATGAGGTTAAAATGCTTCTGGGCTCTTCtggtaatatttaaaaatcattagGGTTTTCAATTTCACGTCTTCAGCAAAGCCATCTCTGGAGCAAGGAACAGATGACAACAGTTCTAGCTTTTCCATTTCCAACTCGTCGATCTTCCTCATCGGGCCATCAGCATAATTTAAGCAAAATAGCTCTGAGTTATGGATACACAACTTCTCCACAGTTTAGTTCTCTGAAAAACTTCATCTCGCACTGAAAGTTATAGTCCAGGAGTGAGACAGTCACACATCAAAACTTCAGGGCAGATATGGAAGTCATTAAGAACACTCGCCCACCTGGCAGATCTTACAGCCTTCGTGCCTGAAATGCACGAACCCAGTGAACATACAAATGCATGTGAGTACATGTATTCCTAAAGGGGAGGGCAGAAGGGAAGAGGGGAGCAAGGTTGCAGCTGGATCACAGAAGTTCAGCacaatgaaaacagaaacaatagTGTATAATGAGCACGAGAATTCAAAATACCAGACGCTTGAAAGTAAACTCCCAGAGATGGGGTGCCAGTTTCAGTGTTGAACACCACATTACAAAAGaactattatttaaaaataaaaaaggattaAGGGGAAGAAAATCAGAAGGATCTAAACTGTTGAGTGACCCCCCGTCTGTTCCTGATAAACTTCAATCAcatcttcctcctccatccccagctgtgagaacagataaaaaaacagcaaataagTGTTATTAAGAATTGTATAAATCTGGTATGATGAAATCAGAGCAGGTCCTAGACAAATTATACTATGCTTTGTTCCTTTGTCCCGTCATAATTCATCAAAGGGGTGAAGGAAGTTTCAGTCTCCATCTCACTAGACAATATTCAcaatttttgggcatttttcttCACACTTAGGTATTTGAGTCAAAGCAAAAGTGTTACAGCAAAGACCCACTTGTGGAGCAGTCCACATCAGCCTGCAAGTTGCTGGTTTTATCTTTCTCTAAACCCCTTGTTTAGGGGGAACAAGGACATCACCAACATCATAGTGAAAGCATCAGCTGTAAAGCCACATGAATTACATCTGTAGTGCACTACTAGCTCCCAGTGCAACTTAACACCTACACCTTGCAACTCAAAACCTGTTTACAACTATTCGCTCAGAGAGAGCAACTTGCTCAATTTCATAGTCAACAAGTTTGTTTGATATTTCCAGAAGGTCATTATTATGagtttcttcctgcttttttgtAACAATTGGTGGAAGTCACTGGACAGAAGTaactgttttctgtttatttacaCTTTGATCTACTAAATGTGAactaaatacatatttattccAAAGTCATACTGAAGTTCAAGCTCAACAATGGGAAGATTCCCTTTATGTTTTTCCCCCCCTAGCAAGCAGTGACTACATCCTCCTTTCTGGGGCATTACACATGAAGGTCCAAGCAGGCTCTTTCCAAACTGCCTATCTGCTGTACTAAAAGATCCTAGTTAAAGAAATATAGTCAAACCATATTTCTAGGAAGAAACTCACCTCCTTGGGGGTATGATTATCAGTAATCCTCTGACCCTCGAAGAGAAACCTGAGTGAATTCATTGGAACACCctaaaaaagaaacatatgtataagaaaaaaacccaacttacTGAATTTTGTATGggtttgcaagaaaaaaaacattttaaataaaaacaacacatGAAAGTCATAAAAGAGTGTTAGTTCCTGTTACACAGGGAGCTCAGATAGTCTGTTGCATTCAAGTAGACTACCAAGAAGTGACTCAAAAAGTATGATAGTGCCAAAATGGGTTTGTTCCAGAGTCTCACTGGAGTTGTAGCTAAACAACCTGGATGTTTCCTTAGCTTTTTTAACTTGTCTTTATTTATGAATTAAGTACTGACTATGCCCTCTCTCCCAAGATATGTTTACACAAGTATTTTTCTGAACAGTGCATCAGCCTTATTTAAGGATCCTAAGGCAACAGGAGAAACATGATGTTTACTTCATGAACTCCTACCCTTGCTTTCCCAATCTTCTATGGCTACAGGAAGGAATCACAACCTTTACCATCATCAATTCTGCAAATGCTCAGCACTGGGAACAagaaagagcagagctgaggggaaTAAAAACGAACAGCATTCAAACAAGGTGAAACAAACATCCCAAAGGTAAACAGAATTAAGTTAAAGTATGTCTGTTGCACAAGGTGCCCATGCTCTGGCAGAACGTCATACTTCACATCAATAGATAAGGCAAACACCTCatcctttccttctcttgcaGGTTATAAGCAAACTAAACTCATGGGAAATACAACACAATTTTATCACTTAGCTCTCAAATACTGCTTGCAAATAACTAGGCAGAAAATTTTCTCAGGTAAGGACAGACCTTCACACTGTTTCAACAATCCCTCTGGCCAATGTGGAAGAAATGTTCATAGTCCCTTTACCAGAGAAAGGCTACTTGACACCAAAAACTGCACTGACTGCTGCAAAGGAAATCACAGACCCTCCAGAATTCAGCACGGGAGATAACAGCTGTGTTTACTCaaacaattatttctttctttaagaaAGAATTCCACACATGCATGTTCATTAGTCAGTAAGAATGCTGCATGAATTATTTCcaagatgattaaaaaaaaatcaggtttttaaaatgaatcATAATTTTAACCATTTGGATTTGGCTACAAATGTATCTGGTGTTtgatcttttctttcctcctacaccagaaaggcagcaaaaaataacatttaatgAAAGAACACTTCAATGACAAGTTCAGCTTGTCTCAAAGTATTAGGAAAAAGCCCCCGAAGTATTATTACTTATGATTATATCTCCTGAAGTGAACTCCAACACACTTATCCAAGAAAAGGCCACACAAGGCATCTATCCCCAAAGCTGAGGGCAAACTAGGCCAGAGCTTCTGGAAATAGCAGCTGTGAACCCACAATACCTGCCACAGAATCTGGAAGTGAAGATATGGTTTTGGTCTGTAACAATTGTTACTATTTACCTACATACACAATTAATATTGCAGATTTCTTTAATTTAGAGTATAACTTCACAATTGTCTTGCATAGGAGTACTTTTACTTGTTAAAAGAAACTAAGAGATCCATTATGTTTGTACCATCAGATACCTCCAAAGTCTTTATTTGAAAGCACAATGAGAAAAGTGGTTTAAAGAATGTCATTGTTTCACAAACCTGTCTTTGACAGTATGATTCTTTGAGTTTCTTGAGGTGTGTTGTCATTTTCACCTTGAAGTGAATTTCACTGCTGTCCtaaggacagaaaagaaaaaaaaattactctccTTGTAGTAAGTGCTAACTTCATCtattttattaagaaaactAACTTCATCTtatttcatgaagaaaaaacttATATAAAACTTACATGAAACATGGAATGTGATTTAACTATCACCATGCATACCTTGGTTCATCATAACACGAACCTCCAGGATGATTTATCACTCACTAAATTCACTGTGTACTTCCACAggaagtgctttttaaaaaaacagatggCATCGTATAGCCTTAGGCTCAACATGGAGCTTTTGGATTTCAAGTTACTAAAACCCATCCATGGTTCAGTCTGTGCTGCCATCTTTACCCAGATGATATACTTATAAAATACAAACATACATATGCAGGGATTTCTGCTCTAAGATTCTAAAGAGACAAGTTAAAGCTTGCACTTCAAAATATATACGAAACCTCGTTCAATTAAGAGTAATTATCTAGAAGTTAGGATACAGGCAGACTTGGCAACATGAGACTAACCTAAGGAGAAATCACAGGTCTTATTATTCTGTTATTAGTCCTTCCCACTAGCCATAAGATGCAAGTAGCTGCAACTGTCAAAATGGTGACAGATAAAATGGATTGCAAGAGGTTCTGTGCAAAAGGCATGTGGGCCACTTCCAGCTTTTCAGCATGTTCTCGTAACTGCTGATTAGGCCAGCAAGAGGTAAGGTAGTTTCT
Coding sequences within:
- the SUMO1 gene encoding small ubiquitin-related modifier 1, translating into MSDQEAKPSAEDLGDKKEGEYIKLKVIGQDSSEIHFKVKMTTHLKKLKESYCQRQGVPMNSLRFLFEGQRITDNHTPKELGMEEEDVIEVYQEQTGGHSTV